A single genomic interval of Pseudodesulfovibrio sp. S3 harbors:
- the thyX gene encoding FAD-dependent thymidylate synthase: protein MPEKKLRVEFMTMTPDALPLIYAAFRQCYHAGFVADMWPRLLSGEIDPEVQADFVSKTMESGHDSPIEHVSMTFAVEGISRACSHQIVRHRIASYSQQSQRYVAENDMDYILPPAIARIPEAKERFESFMAEVQSAYSDLREILVAHGRKSKANEDARFVLPQAAETKIVMTMNCRSLHHFFNLRCCNRAQWEVRAMADLMLDICKEKLPAIFANGGARCEQLGYCPESPRFACGKYPTRIENA from the coding sequence ATGCCGGAAAAGAAACTCAGGGTTGAATTCATGACCATGACCCCCGATGCCTTGCCCCTCATATACGCTGCGTTCCGCCAGTGTTACCATGCCGGTTTTGTTGCCGACATGTGGCCCAGGCTCCTTTCCGGCGAGATCGATCCTGAAGTACAGGCCGACTTCGTGTCCAAGACCATGGAGTCGGGCCACGACAGTCCTATCGAGCATGTGTCCATGACTTTTGCCGTGGAGGGTATATCCCGAGCCTGCTCCCACCAGATAGTCCGTCACCGGATCGCTTCCTATTCCCAGCAGAGCCAGCGGTACGTGGCAGAGAACGACATGGATTACATCCTGCCTCCGGCCATTGCCAGGATTCCCGAAGCCAAGGAGCGGTTCGAGTCATTCATGGCCGAGGTGCAGAGCGCCTATTCTGACCTGCGGGAAATACTTGTGGCCCACGGACGAAAGTCCAAAGCCAACGAGGATGCCCGGTTCGTGCTGCCCCAGGCGGCCGAAACCAAGATCGTCATGACCATGAACTGCCGCAGTCTGCATCATTTCTTTAATCTGCGTTGCTGCAACCGCGCCCAGTGGGAGGTCCGCGCCATGGCCGATCTCATGCTGGACATATGCAAGGAGAAGCTCCCGGCCATCTTTGCAAATGGGGGCGCTCGCTGCGAACAGTTGGGCTATTGTCCCGAATCCCCGAGATTTGCGTGCGGAAAGTATCCGACACGCATTGAAAACGCCTAA
- a CDS encoding flagellin, translating to MSLVINHNLMAMNASRNLGVSYGNLETSTRRLSSGLRITQASDDAAGLAVRELMRSDISSLQQGIRNASDAISLIQTADGALGVIDEKLIRMKELAMQASTGTYNSDQRLIIDSEYQAMASEITRIANSTDFNGIYLLNGALSSATHDGSGLKATGKLKVHFGTGNDSSEDYYYVQIGSATASALGVGLAAGTGAGASISTQALAQQSLDVLNNAIISKDKIRANLGSLQNRLENTVTVLEIQAENVQAAESRISDVDVATEMTEFVRNQILTQSAVSMLAQANSMPRMALSLIG from the coding sequence ATGTCTCTGGTTATCAACCACAACTTGATGGCAATGAACGCGTCTCGCAACTTGGGTGTCTCTTACGGCAACCTGGAAACGTCCACTCGTCGCCTGTCTTCAGGCTTGCGCATCACCCAGGCTTCGGACGACGCAGCAGGTCTGGCCGTTCGAGAACTTATGCGCTCGGACATCAGCTCACTTCAGCAGGGTATCCGTAACGCAAGCGACGCCATCTCCCTCATCCAAACGGCTGACGGTGCGCTCGGCGTTATCGATGAAAAGCTGATCCGTATGAAGGAACTGGCCATGCAGGCCTCCACGGGTACCTACAACTCCGACCAGCGTCTGATCATCGACTCCGAATATCAGGCCATGGCTTCGGAAATCACCCGTATCGCCAACTCCACGGACTTCAACGGCATCTACCTGCTCAACGGCGCTCTGTCCTCAGCAACCCACGATGGTTCCGGACTCAAGGCCACCGGCAAGCTGAAGGTCCACTTCGGTACCGGTAACGACAGCTCGGAAGACTACTACTACGTCCAGATCGGCTCTGCCACCGCCTCCGCCCTCGGCGTCGGCCTGGCAGCCGGAACCGGTGCCGGTGCGTCCATTTCAACCCAGGCACTGGCCCAGCAGTCCCTGGATGTCCTGAACAACGCGATCATTTCCAAGGATAAGATCCGCGCCAATCTCGGTTCCCTGCAAAACCGCCTGGAAAACACCGTTACCGTTCTGGAAATCCAGGCCGAGAACGTCCAGGCCGCTGAATCCCGCATCTCCGATGTCGATGTCGCCACCGAGATGACCGAATTCGTGCGCAACCAGATCCTGACTCAGTCCGCAGTCTCCATGCTGGCCCAGGCCAACAGCATGCCGAGAATGGCCCTGTCCCTGATCGGCTAG
- the dnaA gene encoding chromosomal replication initiator protein DnaA, giving the protein MIDTAWKQILHSLEKSLNPGLFTVWIKPLIGRVEGSKLTLSAPNEFVANWVRDRLLQVIRESAAEVLGGEPRITINVRAREAGSLAAKPERKKKPEAEKAPRHLGLPLGHSIKPVIVSNWRFSFDDFVVGPSNELACAASKSMSSSIFNSDHLFLSSGAGLGKTHLLQSVGNQLCRSANRKNLKVACLSSEEFATRWVMSFKSGQVDQFKSLFREGIDVLLMEDVHFFQGKEKMQEELLCTLTALRERGCKVVLTSSFMPKEFMKVDDRLVSRFCSGFLAHINKPDMETRRRIILEKARRMQVDVPVEVSELLAERITSDIRQLESCLNNLVLKARLLNRAVTMSLAWEVLDNYAVQNSAPDFDQIIDFICKSYSLSKEELRAKSRKRQVVLARNTAFYLARKHTDLSLKSIGDRLGRKHSTVLKGITKVEREISKQTPLGRQIESTAQRLTP; this is encoded by the coding sequence ATGATCGACACTGCCTGGAAGCAAATTCTGCACTCACTTGAAAAGAGCCTCAACCCGGGGCTCTTCACTGTATGGATAAAACCTCTTATCGGCCGCGTGGAGGGTAGCAAGCTTACCCTGTCCGCTCCAAACGAATTTGTAGCCAACTGGGTGCGCGACCGCCTGCTCCAGGTTATCCGCGAATCCGCTGCCGAGGTCCTTGGGGGTGAACCGCGTATCACAATCAATGTCCGCGCTCGGGAAGCGGGCAGTCTTGCGGCCAAGCCGGAGCGGAAGAAAAAACCGGAAGCTGAAAAGGCTCCCCGGCATTTGGGGTTGCCTCTTGGGCATTCCATTAAACCGGTCATCGTGTCCAATTGGCGTTTTTCCTTCGATGACTTTGTGGTGGGACCTTCCAACGAACTCGCCTGTGCTGCCAGCAAATCCATGAGCAGCAGTATATTCAATTCGGACCATCTTTTTCTCAGTTCCGGGGCAGGACTCGGCAAGACGCACCTGCTTCAGTCCGTGGGCAACCAGCTTTGCCGTTCGGCCAACCGCAAGAATCTGAAGGTCGCCTGCCTTTCCTCGGAGGAGTTCGCAACCCGTTGGGTTATGTCTTTCAAGTCCGGGCAGGTGGATCAGTTCAAGAGCTTGTTCCGTGAAGGCATCGACGTCCTGCTCATGGAGGACGTCCATTTTTTTCAGGGTAAGGAAAAGATGCAGGAAGAGCTTCTCTGCACCCTTACGGCCCTGCGCGAACGCGGTTGCAAGGTGGTGCTGACCAGCTCCTTCATGCCCAAGGAATTCATGAAGGTCGATGATCGGCTGGTTTCCAGATTCTGTTCCGGTTTCCTGGCCCACATCAACAAACCCGATATGGAGACGCGTCGTCGCATCATTCTGGAAAAGGCCCGCAGGATGCAGGTCGACGTGCCTGTGGAGGTGTCGGAACTGCTGGCCGAACGCATTACTTCCGATATCCGTCAGTTGGAAAGCTGCCTGAACAATCTTGTGCTCAAGGCGCGGTTGCTCAATAGGGCCGTGACCATGAGTCTGGCCTGGGAAGTGCTGGATAACTACGCCGTACAGAATTCGGCGCCGGATTTCGATCAGATAATCGATTTCATCTGCAAGAGTTACAGCCTGTCCAAGGAAGAACTGCGGGCCAAAAGTCGCAAACGGCAGGTGGTTCTGGCCCGGAATACCGCGTTTTACCTGGCTCGCAAGCATACGGATCTCTCCCTGAAGAGCATCGGCGACAGACTGGGCCGTAAACACTCGACGGTTCTCAAGGGGATCACCAAGGTGGAGCGAGAAATTTCCAAGCAAACGCCGCTTGGGCGCCAGATCGAAAGCACGGCCCAGCGGCTTACTCCCTAG
- the rseP gene encoding RIP metalloprotease RseP, producing the protein MLTTVIAIVLVLGGLIFFHELGHFAVARLFGMGVKAFSLGFGPKLAGFTSGKTDYKLSLIPLGGYVALAGEQGEDEPNFPDDQLFANRPAWQRLCVVAAGPFFNFLLAFLLYWFLVLAQGQAVVLPVVGGVLPESPAASAGFVKNDLITAIDGAPIDSWSQMVETIRAAEGNPLTVEVDRDGQIFTLSVTPEVSTFKNLFGETVTVPMVGINQGGELRFEKVAGTGIQAAFETTWNMSQVVIKGFVSILERLIPVESVGGPIMLAQMVHQSAQSGLYALLGMMAVISINLAIINLLPIPVLDGGHILFFALEMVFRRPLNEKWKAMSMRIGLLVLLLLMSLAIFNDVRRLLS; encoded by the coding sequence ATGCTCACAACAGTCATCGCCATAGTTCTTGTCCTCGGCGGACTCATCTTTTTTCATGAACTCGGCCATTTCGCCGTCGCCCGTTTGTTCGGCATGGGCGTCAAGGCCTTCTCCCTGGGCTTCGGGCCCAAGCTGGCTGGCTTCACCTCCGGCAAGACCGATTACAAACTCTCCCTCATCCCCCTGGGCGGCTACGTGGCCCTGGCCGGGGAGCAAGGTGAAGACGAACCGAATTTCCCTGACGACCAGCTCTTTGCCAACCGCCCTGCCTGGCAACGGCTGTGCGTCGTGGCCGCCGGTCCCTTCTTCAATTTTCTGCTTGCCTTCCTGCTCTACTGGTTCCTGGTCCTGGCCCAAGGCCAGGCCGTGGTATTGCCCGTGGTGGGCGGTGTTCTGCCCGAAAGCCCTGCTGCTTCCGCAGGTTTCGTCAAAAACGACCTGATCACGGCCATCGACGGTGCGCCCATCGATTCCTGGTCCCAGATGGTAGAAACCATCCGGGCCGCAGAGGGCAACCCCCTGACCGTGGAAGTGGATCGTGACGGCCAGATATTCACCCTCTCCGTCACGCCCGAAGTCAGCACCTTCAAGAACCTGTTCGGCGAAACCGTGACCGTACCCATGGTGGGCATCAACCAGGGAGGCGAACTCCGCTTCGAAAAAGTGGCCGGGACAGGCATCCAGGCCGCATTTGAAACCACCTGGAACATGTCGCAGGTGGTGATCAAGGGCTTTGTCTCGATCCTGGAACGGCTCATCCCCGTGGAGAGCGTGGGCGGCCCCATCATGCTCGCCCAGATGGTCCATCAGAGTGCCCAATCCGGCCTTTACGCACTGCTCGGCATGATGGCGGTGATCTCCATCAACCTCGCCATAATCAACCTGCTGCCCATTCCGGTGCTGGACGGTGGGCATATCCTGTTCTTCGCATTGGAAATGGTGTTCAGACGGCCGCTCAATGAAAAATGGAAAGCCATGTCCATGCGCATCGGCCTGCTTGTCCTGCTCCTGCTCATGAGCCTGGCCATCTTCAACGATGTCCGCAGGCTGTTGTCCTAG
- the fliD gene encoding flagellar filament capping protein FliD produces the protein MAEYTSGAINFTGLGNGTDFNTLIEGLVKVEQTRVTRLENWKATWETKNEQFKALNTAMLGLKTTLEGFNTLNEFMTKAVSSSKTDLLTATGNADALESTHTVEINQLATNDILITTSGASSLTSSITSSTTSFTFSYGGKSYTINDISAGTTLEGFVNIINNHTDSRNRIQASTVFDGTSYHLQLSGKDLGADHQLVISNAGSLIFGAGDFTQTQDAQNSQIRVDGFPASNAGWIERNSNKVDDVISGITLNLKEADPGSLISLTVTTDTQGIEDNVTKFVSSINEIRARIIALTKVDDEGEGSILTGNYGVDMVSQNLKNITAELGLGFSVWDDDTLSGDRYSALSQLGIMTDAEQGSETYGLLILDYEKLEEALDDDPLGVAKLFAAEASGESKSPDFKFNSLIDGTTKGGIYDVEVVSDGTKLISATINGEDAKVSGWSITGLTGDATGMALELNTTAAGTYTGEIAVKVGKTGEMIQELKELTKPFNEFTYEGGPLAVLQNNYKEIMDSIDDKIAYEEKRISKLETNLRLKYSRLDTLLGQYQLKQGQLESALAQLST, from the coding sequence ATGGCAGAGTATACATCGGGTGCAATCAATTTTACCGGCCTGGGCAACGGGACCGACTTCAATACGCTTATCGAAGGTCTCGTCAAGGTAGAGCAGACCCGTGTCACGCGGCTGGAAAACTGGAAGGCCACCTGGGAGACCAAGAACGAACAGTTCAAGGCCCTCAACACGGCCATGCTCGGCCTCAAGACCACGCTGGAAGGATTCAACACACTCAACGAATTCATGACCAAGGCCGTTTCCAGTTCCAAAACCGACTTGCTCACTGCCACCGGCAATGCCGATGCGCTCGAATCAACCCATACGGTCGAGATCAATCAGCTGGCCACCAACGACATCCTGATCACCACATCCGGTGCAAGTTCCCTGACGTCATCCATCACTTCGTCCACCACCTCTTTTACATTTTCCTATGGCGGCAAAAGCTATACCATCAACGACATCTCAGCAGGGACCACCCTGGAGGGATTCGTCAATATCATCAACAATCATACGGATTCCCGCAACCGCATCCAGGCATCGACGGTCTTTGACGGCACCTCCTACCATCTTCAGCTCTCGGGCAAGGATCTGGGCGCCGACCATCAACTGGTCATCTCCAATGCCGGTTCCCTCATCTTCGGCGCAGGCGACTTCACCCAAACCCAGGATGCCCAGAATTCACAGATCCGCGTTGATGGTTTCCCGGCTTCGAATGCAGGATGGATAGAACGTAACTCCAACAAAGTGGACGATGTCATCTCGGGCATCACGCTCAACCTGAAGGAAGCCGACCCTGGTTCCTTGATAAGCCTGACCGTGACCACAGACACCCAGGGCATCGAGGACAACGTCACGAAATTCGTCTCCTCGATCAATGAAATCCGCGCCAGGATCATCGCCCTGACCAAAGTTGACGACGAGGGAGAAGGTTCCATCCTGACCGGCAACTATGGTGTCGACATGGTGTCCCAGAACCTGAAAAACATCACGGCCGAATTAGGCCTCGGCTTCTCGGTCTGGGACGATGACACCTTGAGCGGAGACAGGTATTCCGCCTTGTCACAATTGGGTATCATGACCGATGCCGAACAGGGGTCTGAAACATACGGACTGCTGATCCTCGATTACGAGAAGCTCGAAGAAGCCCTGGACGACGACCCTTTGGGCGTGGCCAAACTTTTTGCGGCCGAAGCCTCCGGCGAAAGCAAATCACCCGATTTCAAATTCAACTCTCTCATCGACGGAACCACCAAGGGTGGAATCTACGATGTCGAAGTGGTCAGCGACGGCACCAAACTCATCAGCGCCACCATCAACGGAGAGGACGCCAAGGTCTCCGGCTGGTCAATTACCGGGCTGACCGGTGACGCAACCGGTATGGCCCTGGAGCTGAACACCACTGCCGCCGGAACCTATACGGGAGAAATTGCGGTCAAGGTCGGTAAAACCGGCGAGATGATCCAGGAATTAAAGGAATTGACCAAGCCTTTCAATGAATTTACCTATGAAGGCGGTCCCTTAGCGGTCTTGCAAAACAATTACAAAGAGATCATGGACTCCATTGATGACAAGATCGCATACGAAGAAAAGCGAATCAGCAAATTGGAAACAAACCTACGACTGAAATACTCTCGCCTGGATACACTGCTTGGCCAGTACCAACTCAAGCAGGGACAACTCGAATCAGCGTTAGCGCAGCTTTCAACTTAA
- the tsaB gene encoding tRNA (adenosine(37)-N6)-threonylcarbamoyltransferase complex dimerization subunit type 1 TsaB, which yields MASPKITNPHNLILAMGGAEERLQLVLGQPGPNGYGVLASRQWNVPGQSVRFLVPGLKATLDEFGVGTEALDKIACVRGPGSFTGLRLVLAAAEGISAGHGLPLAGLDYLPLLASGPGPLLSGTLHVLTYARRGLVYLQSFDCPACTELAPLASLTLEEAATRMAALGPQAHLMGSGLRKTPEFFEKMTKTNPEYTLMSAAWDNPSPEVLLAAAAKADFAHTSIEPAYVRPTDAEDNLDQIAAKRGLDPEAAKQRLEELRNS from the coding sequence ATGGCCAGTCCCAAGATCACGAATCCGCACAACCTGATCCTCGCCATGGGCGGCGCCGAGGAACGGCTCCAGCTCGTCCTGGGCCAACCCGGACCGAACGGATACGGCGTACTCGCATCCCGGCAGTGGAACGTCCCCGGACAATCGGTCAGATTTCTGGTGCCCGGCCTCAAGGCCACCCTGGATGAATTCGGGGTGGGCACGGAAGCCCTTGATAAAATCGCCTGTGTGCGCGGCCCCGGCAGTTTCACCGGACTGCGTCTTGTCCTGGCCGCAGCCGAAGGTATCAGCGCCGGTCACGGCCTGCCTCTGGCTGGACTGGATTATCTGCCCCTGCTGGCCAGCGGCCCAGGCCCGCTTCTCAGCGGCACGCTCCATGTGCTGACCTATGCCCGTCGTGGACTTGTCTACCTGCAATCCTTTGACTGCCCCGCCTGCACCGAGTTGGCCCCCCTGGCCTCCCTGACATTGGAGGAGGCCGCCACCCGCATGGCCGCACTCGGCCCCCAGGCCCATCTCATGGGAAGCGGACTACGCAAGACGCCAGAGTTCTTTGAAAAAATGACCAAGACCAATCCCGAATACACCTTGATGAGCGCTGCCTGGGACAATCCTTCGCCCGAAGTGCTGTTGGCCGCCGCGGCCAAGGCCGACTTTGCCCACACCTCCATAGAACCTGCCTATGTCCGTCCCACGGACGCCGAGGACAATCTGGACCAGATCGCCGCCAAACGGGGCTTGGACCCCGAGGCTGCCAAACAGCGCCTGGAAGAGCTCAGGAACTCCTGA
- the dxr gene encoding 1-deoxy-D-xylulose-5-phosphate reductoisomerase yields MKSYISIWPESAEIPDFPRSLTILGATGSIGDSAFKVIAKHPDRFRVTALAGGCNGQKLAELCAAFRPMYAAVLNDAAAKVFLDNLPADCPTKLLVGPEAYVRLATLDEVDLVLSAIVGAAGFKPTLAAARAGKMIGLANKESLVLGGHIIREACTRSGAIILPVDSEHNALFQGLAGHGKAEELKRLILTASGGPFRGKDKRFLETVTREQALAHPNWSMGAKISIDSATLMNKGLELIEACHLYGLPPEQVDVVVHPQSIIHSLVEYVDGSQLAHLGNPDMQVPIAHCLCYPDRVTVDVPQLDLATVGTLTFEQPDLAAFPCLRLAREAFDAGPSYPIVLNAVNEVAVAAFLKKHIRFQDIPTMIEAGLDRHSPVDVSTPEAILALDHSVRTETKTCL; encoded by the coding sequence GTGAAATCCTATATCTCCATCTGGCCCGAAAGCGCCGAAATTCCTGATTTTCCCCGATCCCTGACCATCCTCGGGGCCACCGGCTCCATCGGCGATTCCGCCTTCAAGGTCATTGCCAAACACCCGGATCGTTTTAGGGTCACGGCTCTGGCCGGAGGCTGCAACGGCCAAAAGCTGGCAGAACTGTGCGCCGCCTTCCGGCCCATGTACGCTGCAGTGCTGAACGATGCTGCCGCAAAGGTCTTTCTCGACAACCTGCCTGCGGATTGTCCCACCAAACTGCTGGTCGGCCCTGAAGCCTATGTCCGGCTGGCGACCCTGGATGAAGTCGATCTGGTTTTGTCCGCCATCGTGGGGGCCGCCGGTTTCAAACCGACCCTGGCCGCTGCCCGGGCAGGCAAGATGATCGGTCTGGCCAACAAGGAATCCCTCGTGTTGGGCGGCCACATCATCCGCGAGGCCTGCACCCGGTCCGGCGCCATCATCCTGCCCGTGGATTCCGAGCACAACGCCCTGTTCCAGGGACTGGCCGGACACGGAAAGGCAGAGGAGCTGAAGCGGCTCATCCTGACGGCTTCGGGTGGCCCATTCCGGGGGAAAGACAAGCGGTTTCTGGAAACCGTCACCCGCGAACAGGCCCTGGCCCATCCCAACTGGAGCATGGGCGCCAAGATTTCCATCGACTCGGCCACGCTCATGAACAAGGGGCTGGAACTTATCGAGGCGTGCCACCTCTACGGCCTGCCGCCGGAACAGGTGGATGTGGTGGTCCATCCGCAGTCCATCATCCACTCCCTGGTGGAGTATGTGGACGGCTCCCAACTGGCCCACCTCGGCAACCCGGACATGCAGGTTCCCATCGCCCACTGCCTCTGCTACCCTGACAGGGTCACCGTGGACGTCCCGCAACTTGATCTGGCCACAGTGGGGACCCTGACCTTCGAACAGCCTGATCTGGCCGCCTTCCCCTGCCTGCGACTGGCCCGGGAAGCGTTCGACGCCGGACCGAGCTACCCTATCGTGCTCAACGCCGTCAATGAAGTGGCTGTGGCCGCCTTCCTGAAAAAGCATATCCGCTTCCAGGACATCCCGACCATGATCGAAGCCGGGCTTGACCGGCATAGCCCTGTGGACGTATCCACGCCCGAGGCGATACTGGCTCTGGACCATTCAGTCCGGACGGAAACCAAGACCTGCCTCTAG
- a CDS encoding zinc dependent phospholipase C family protein: protein MPKELIHFKVAEMTATNLTGTRFALGLKAYPQGLLLGAIFHDVPYYGITASARPMEKVAHELHGADGQDTYSLLRLQARYAALAPDRNLAAALLVGMVSHLCADTVMHPMVWHLSGDYHAPIPTEQSRARQRHRALESLMDMTACPEMLGQPRYKVKHLLEAIGDPLFKALPMKDLADLANISPEQAVTGLCSAFTVFARLQLFFPFRPLARILYALYPWLPNPAREVVALFYAPQLLDQADRIKGQILYHDPVSGTQSAAALTDLMVTAADKAGELCRLLEPTVFDNTPLALLETGPSLDSGKPDTSSRKMHHWANPPFPRLS, encoded by the coding sequence ATGCCCAAAGAACTGATCCATTTCAAAGTCGCCGAAATGACGGCCACAAACCTGACCGGAACCCGGTTCGCTCTCGGCCTGAAAGCCTACCCGCAAGGCCTTTTGCTGGGAGCGATCTTTCACGATGTCCCCTATTACGGGATCACGGCCTCGGCGCGCCCCATGGAGAAAGTGGCCCACGAACTGCACGGGGCCGACGGCCAGGATACCTACTCACTGCTGCGGCTCCAGGCCCGGTACGCCGCCCTTGCCCCCGATCGGAATCTGGCAGCCGCCCTGCTGGTCGGCATGGTTTCCCATCTCTGCGCCGATACGGTCATGCACCCGATGGTCTGGCACCTGTCAGGCGACTATCATGCTCCTATCCCCACGGAACAATCCCGAGCCAGACAGCGTCACCGCGCTCTTGAATCCCTCATGGACATGACCGCCTGCCCCGAGATGTTGGGCCAACCCCGCTACAAGGTGAAACACCTGCTTGAAGCCATCGGCGATCCCTTGTTCAAGGCGCTGCCAATGAAGGACCTGGCCGACCTGGCCAACATCTCCCCTGAACAGGCCGTCACCGGTCTCTGTTCGGCCTTCACCGTTTTCGCCCGGCTCCAGCTTTTCTTCCCCTTCCGGCCCCTGGCGCGTATCCTTTACGCCCTCTACCCATGGCTGCCGAACCCGGCCCGGGAAGTGGTTGCCCTCTTCTATGCGCCTCAGCTCCTGGACCAGGCAGATCGCATCAAGGGTCAAATCCTGTATCACGATCCCGTATCAGGAACACAATCCGCCGCGGCCCTGACTGATCTCATGGTCACAGCCGCCGACAAGGCAGGAGAACTCTGCCGCCTGCTCGAACCCACTGTCTTTGACAATACCCCGCTCGCATTACTCGAAACCGGCCCCTCGCTGGATTCCGGCAAACCCGACACAAGCTCTAGGAAAATGCACCACTGGGCCAACCCACCTTTTCCTAGGCTTTCGTGA
- a CDS encoding DUF3880 domain-containing protein: protein MTRSTYTAEPVLEGETLSDLRIHIQGKTWHLWGRNGLKREHALADAVPDNVLPVLTGSGLGYCLNALLKRGLPVAVVDRETPLLALSKVAENRSNDALLWLNDTDPHQVMTKLTAWREVHGGRTLTPVILPTYLRLDREYYGTLAELLKTGDTTEFWSQARYPKFRSVNPRVLFFDSDYFLCREIRSALDRLSVDYQTIPLPNREKGSQTFIESLLKAVIDFRPDFALTVNHFGLDREGKLAGLLDDLGLPLASWFVDNPRLILYDYDHPGADNTVIFSFDAGNLDEMRDKGFRHVHYLPLATDPTRFRPGLKTAPPHWSSDISFVGNSMTKPVAKSLALSGLPDTLVREYEAVARDFGRSGETSVARFLENNHPIWVQTLQSLPSSEHRLACESLLTWEATRQYRLACVQSTLPFGPLIVGDGGWAEILPKSNGVRFHPALDYYEDLPRFYPMSTINFNCTSRQMKGAVNQRVFDVPACGGFLLTDYREQMEDLFDLETEAAVYRQAEEIPSLVEKFLNNQKQRVAIRTAARNRILAGHTYEIRMARLIDIMRNTFA, encoded by the coding sequence ATGACCCGCAGTACATACACAGCTGAACCCGTCCTTGAGGGCGAGACCCTGTCGGACCTGCGCATCCACATCCAAGGGAAGACCTGGCACTTGTGGGGCCGCAACGGACTGAAACGGGAACACGCCCTTGCGGACGCAGTGCCGGACAATGTCCTGCCCGTGCTCACTGGCTCCGGCCTGGGATACTGTCTGAATGCGCTGCTGAAACGGGGGCTGCCCGTAGCCGTGGTGGATCGGGAAACACCTTTGCTCGCCCTGTCCAAAGTTGCCGAGAACAGGTCGAACGATGCGCTTCTCTGGCTGAACGACACAGACCCACACCAGGTCATGACCAAACTGACGGCCTGGCGCGAAGTACACGGTGGCCGCACCCTGACCCCGGTCATCCTGCCCACGTATCTGCGACTGGACAGGGAATACTACGGCACACTGGCCGAATTGCTCAAGACGGGCGACACGACTGAGTTCTGGAGTCAGGCGCGCTACCCCAAGTTCAGATCCGTGAACCCGCGCGTGCTTTTCTTCGACTCGGACTACTTCCTGTGCCGGGAAATCCGTTCGGCTCTGGACCGACTCTCTGTCGACTATCAGACCATCCCACTGCCCAACCGGGAAAAGGGAAGCCAGACGTTCATTGAATCCCTGCTCAAGGCTGTCATCGATTTCAGGCCTGATTTCGCCCTGACCGTCAACCACTTCGGCCTGGACCGGGAGGGCAAACTGGCCGGATTGCTCGACGACCTCGGCCTGCCGCTGGCCTCCTGGTTCGTGGACAACCCCCGCCTCATCCTCTACGACTACGACCATCCCGGCGCGGACAACACCGTCATTTTCTCCTTTGACGCGGGCAACCTTGACGAAATGCGGGACAAGGGATTCCGCCATGTCCATTACCTGCCCCTGGCCACGGACCCGACACGGTTCCGGCCCGGCCTGAAAACAGCTCCGCCACACTGGAGCAGCGACATTTCCTTTGTGGGCAATTCAATGACCAAACCAGTGGCCAAAAGCCTGGCCTTGTCCGGGCTTCCCGACACGCTGGTCCGGGAATACGAAGCCGTGGCCCGCGACTTCGGGCGATCAGGGGAAACGAGTGTCGCCCGTTTCCTTGAAAACAACCACCCCATTTGGGTACAGACACTGCAATCCCTGCCCTCCAGCGAACACCGGCTGGCCTGCGAATCCCTGCTCACCTGGGAGGCGACCCGCCAGTACCGACTGGCCTGCGTGCAATCCACCCTGCCCTTCGGCCCGCTCATCGTCGGCGACGGCGGCTGGGCCGAGATCCTGCCGAAGAGCAATGGCGTACGATTCCACCCCGCTTTGGACTATTACGAAGATCTGCCACGCTTTTACCCGATGTCGACCATCAACTTCAATTGCACCAGTCGCCAAATGAAAGGGGCGGTCAATCAAAGGGTTTTCGATGTCCCGGCCTGCGGCGGTTTCCTGCTCACCGATTACCGGGAGCAAATGGAAGACCTGTTCGACCTGGAAACCGAGGCGGCAGTGTACCGGCAGGCAGAAGAGATACCTTCCCTTGTCGAAAAATTTCTGAACAATCAAAAGCAACGCGTTGCCATCCGCACTGCAGCCAGAAACCGCATCCTGGCCGGACACACCTACGAAATCCGCATGGCACGGCTGATCGACATCATGCGGAACACCTTTGCATAG